The Novosphingobium aromaticivorans DSM 12444 genome segment CGGATGCCGGTGATCTATTACGTGGACCCGGCGATTCTCGACGATCCCGCGGCCAAGAACGTCGAAGAGATCACCTTGAGCTATACGTTCAACGAGACGCCCGCGAGCGCGGCCGCCGCTCAGGCAAGGCCCGTGGTGCAACCTATGGAAAAGCCTCTGGACCCGGCGCAAGCGCGGCGATAAAGGCCCAAATTGAACTGCGTCCGGGGCGGCTGCTTCGGACCATGCAATCACGACCAGATTTGACTGGGGGAATTCGACGATCATGGCCGGCGCAAAGAACCACGATTATCACATCCTGCCGCCCGACGTGTGGCCGTTCGTCGGCGCGATGTCGGCGCTGACCATGACCAGCGGCGGCGTCCTCTACATGCACAAGATGGCCGGGGGCACCGCGGTCATGTTGCTGGGCCTGCTGGGCGTGATCGTCACGTTCTTCTCGTGGTTCGGCAAGATCATCAAGGAAGCGCATGCGGGCGATCACACCCCCGTCGTGCAGCTTCACCAGCGCTATGGCATGATCCTGTTCATCGCTTCGGAAGTGATGTTCTTCGTCGGCTGGTTCTGGGCCTTCTTCGACTTCTCGCTGTTCCCGTCGACCATCGCGGAGACGGTCGGTGGCCAGTGGCCGCCCAAGGCGATCGAAGCGGTCATGGACCCGTTCGACCTGCCGCTGCTCAACACGCTGATCCTTCTCTGTTCGGGCACGACGCTGACCTGGGCGCACCACGCCCTGATCCACGGCGACCGTGAAGGCCTGAAGAAGGGTCTGTGGGCGACCATCATCCTCGGTGTCATCTTCTCGATGATCCAGGCCTACGAATACGCCCATGCGCCGTTTGCGTTCGGCACGAACACCTATGGTTCGGCCTTCTACATGGCGACTGGCTTCCACGGCTTCCACGTCATCGTCGGCACGATCTTCCTGATCGTCTGCCTGATCCGCGCCTACAAGGGTCACTTCACCCCGCGCCAGCACTTCGGTTTCGAAGCGGCCGCATGGTACTGGCACTTCGTCGACGTGGTGTGGCTGTTCCTGTTCGTCGCCATCTACGTGTGGGGCGGCTGGGGCTACAAGATCCACTGATGCCAGACGGCGAAAGCCAGAACACGAAGGGGCAGCCGGGGATTACCCAGGCTGCCCTTTTCGGTTTGTGCCCACGTTGCGGCAGCAAGGGCCTGTGGGCGGGGCCAGCGGCGCTGGCCGAGCGTTGTCCCGCCTGTGGGCTGGAATTCGAACGTCATGAACCGCGCGGGCGGGGAATGTACCTCGTCGTCCTGCCGGTCACGATCCTGCTGGTGCTTGCGGCGCTCAAGCTCGACGACTTGGTGCGCCTGCCGACATGGGCGCTGATTGCCCTTTGGGGCGTGGTCGTACCGACCGTGGTGATCGCCGCTCTGCGCTATGCCAAGGCCGTGGCCCTGATGGCGCGACTCGAAAAGGAAGGCCTCCTGTGATGCGGCGCGTGCCGATCCTCCCGACGATCGTGGTGCTGGTTGCCGTGGCGATCATGGTGTGGCTGGGCTTCTGGCAGCTTGATCGGCTGGGGCAGAAGGAAGCGATGCTGGCGCGCTATGCCGCTGCCATGACCAATCCCGCGCCGGTTGCCTTTCCGGCTGACGGTTCGGCGGTCGAATCCGCCTTGTTCCACCGGGCGAAGCTGGACTGCGCCGCGCCTTCGGGCAACTGGAACTCGATAGCCGGGCGCAATGCGCGCGGCGAAGCCGGGTACGTTCACCTTGTTGCCTGCCCCGTGGACGATGGTCGCCTGGCCTGGCTTCAGGCCGGTTGGACGCGAGGGCCGCAGCATCCTGACTGGAAAGGGGGCGAGGTGTCCGGCCTTGTCGCCCCATACGTCGACCACACGGCGCGTCTGATTGCCGATCCTCCGGTTCCGGGTTTCGAGGCTAGCGCGCGGCCCGATCCGTCGGACATTCCCAACAACCACCTGGCCTATGCCGTGCAGTGGTTCTTTTTCGCGGGCGTTGCGCTGGTGATCTACGCGCTCGCCCTGCGCAAGCGGTGGCGCGAGCGGGGGTGACACCCCAAATTCCGCCGGGCATTCGCCGTAGTGCCGGATCGAGGAATGGATGCTGAAACAAGTTCAGCATGACGAGGTTTGTGGCATCGAGGATCCGCCTCGGTCCAGAATCCTTGCCCTTTGCCCGCATGGCCGCTAACCGCGCAAACCCATGAAGTACGTCAGCACCCGGGGGCAGGCACCCTCGCTCGATTTCCAGGGCGTCACGCTCGCAGGCCTCGCTTCGGATGGCGGGCTCTACGTGCCCGAGAGCTGGCCGCAGTTCTCGCACGACGAGATCGCCGCGATGGCCGGGCTGCCCTATGCCAGGCTGGCGCAGAAGATCATGCAGCCCTACGTCGGCGATTGCCTGACGCCGGAGCGCCTGCTGGAGCTGTGCGAACAAGCCTATGGCCGTTTCGCGCACGCTGCCGTGACGCCGCTCAAGCAGCTCGACGAGACGCAGTGGGTGCTCGAACTGTTCCATGGGCCGACGCTGGCTTTCAAGGACGTCGCGCTCCAGTTGCTTGGCCTGCTGTTCGAGGAATTCCTTGCGCGTCCGAGAGAGGATGGGGGCGACGAGCACATCACCATCGTCGGGGCGACTTCGGGTGACACCGGGTCTGCCGCCATCGATGCGGTGGCGGGTCGCGCCAAGGTCGATATCTTCATGCTCCACCCGCATGGCCGGGTATCCGATGTGCAGCGCCGCCAGATGACCACGGTCATCGCGCCCAACGTCCACAACATCGCCATCGACGGCAGCTTCGACGATGCCCAGGCGATGGTGAAGCGCATGTTCAACGACAGCGCGATGACCGGCCGCTTCGGCATCGCCGCCGTCAACTCGATCAACTGGGCGCGCCTGATGGCGCAGGTGGTCTACTACTTCTACGCCGCGCTCCAGCTTGGCGCGCCGCACCGCAAGGTTGCCTTCTCGGTGCCGACCGGCAACTTCGGGGATGTCTTCGCAGGCTACGTCGCGGCGAAGATGGGCCTTCCGATCGAGCGGCTGATCGTGGCCACCAACGTCAACGACATCCTCCACCGCGCGCTTTCGGCAGGCGATTATTCGGCCAGCACCGTAACGCCGACCGCCGCGCCATCGATGGACATCCAGGTTTCCTCGAACTTCGAGCGCCTGCTGTTCGACGGCTGCGGTCGCGACGCATCGGCGCTTGCCGCGCAGATGAAGCATTTCGAAGTGACCAAGGCGATGCAGCTCACGAATGCGCAGCGCGAATCGGCGGC includes the following:
- a CDS encoding cytochrome c oxidase subunit 3, which produces MAGAKNHDYHILPPDVWPFVGAMSALTMTSGGVLYMHKMAGGTAVMLLGLLGVIVTFFSWFGKIIKEAHAGDHTPVVQLHQRYGMILFIASEVMFFVGWFWAFFDFSLFPSTIAETVGGQWPPKAIEAVMDPFDLPLLNTLILLCSGTTLTWAHHALIHGDREGLKKGLWATIILGVIFSMIQAYEYAHAPFAFGTNTYGSAFYMATGFHGFHVIVGTIFLIVCLIRAYKGHFTPRQHFGFEAAAWYWHFVDVVWLFLFVAIYVWGGWGYKIH
- a CDS encoding DUF983 domain-containing protein, translated to MPDGESQNTKGQPGITQAALFGLCPRCGSKGLWAGPAALAERCPACGLEFERHEPRGRGMYLVVLPVTILLVLAALKLDDLVRLPTWALIALWGVVVPTVVIAALRYAKAVALMARLEKEGLL
- a CDS encoding SURF1 family protein, yielding MRRVPILPTIVVLVAVAIMVWLGFWQLDRLGQKEAMLARYAAAMTNPAPVAFPADGSAVESALFHRAKLDCAAPSGNWNSIAGRNARGEAGYVHLVACPVDDGRLAWLQAGWTRGPQHPDWKGGEVSGLVAPYVDHTARLIADPPVPGFEASARPDPSDIPNNHLAYAVQWFFFAGVALVIYALALRKRWRERG
- the thrC gene encoding threonine synthase; the encoded protein is MKYVSTRGQAPSLDFQGVTLAGLASDGGLYVPESWPQFSHDEIAAMAGLPYARLAQKIMQPYVGDCLTPERLLELCEQAYGRFAHAAVTPLKQLDETQWVLELFHGPTLAFKDVALQLLGLLFEEFLARPREDGGDEHITIVGATSGDTGSAAIDAVAGRAKVDIFMLHPHGRVSDVQRRQMTTVIAPNVHNIAIDGSFDDAQAMVKRMFNDSAMTGRFGIAAVNSINWARLMAQVVYYFYAALQLGAPHRKVAFSVPTGNFGDVFAGYVAAKMGLPIERLIVATNVNDILHRALSAGDYSASTVTPTAAPSMDIQVSSNFERLLFDGCGRDASALAAQMKHFEVTKAMQLTNAQRESAAALFSSARADAGDMANAMRWAFEATGEVLDPHTAIGLHAARAAEGIPAGVPIVTLATAHPAKFVDAVERATGVRPGLPARVGDLFEREERCDRLPGNYEAVAAYVAERATPKHG